The sequence below is a genomic window from Pirellulales bacterium.
AACTTTATTTTCAATTGGCTGTTGGATCAGCAGCTTGCCATCAAGTTCGCAAATTGCCTGTCGATCGATGTTGGCGGCCACCATGCGCCGCGGCACTGCCGCCAGCGAATGTGAAGCGATCAGCTTGCCATCGCTGATTAGCTCTACTTTTTGCTGTTGTCGCAGTAGCTCAATCTGCAGAGCGCCTCGTGGCGAACTCAGTTCAACAGCCAGGTCGCCCCGCAGCGACGCGATATCCAGCTCGACAATCCAATCATCAACCGCGTGCTTGTCGACCAGCGGCGCGCCGCAATTGTAGGAAAGCGTGTTATCGATCGGACGAACAAAGCTCAGCCAATCGAAATCGCTCGCCGCACGTCGGGGCGCAAATTGCCAGCTTGCGGCCCGAATCGTCCAGCCCGAGGGCGATGTGTCGGGGCGCCATGCCTCACGCCCCGGCGCCATGTACCGCGAGTCGTGGACCAGCGCCGTCAGTCTCTGCGCCACATCCAAGGGCTTGCGCGCGATCTCGCCATTCACCAGCGCGTCTCCCCCGCGCAACTCGATCGTCTCGCCCGGCAATCCCACCACCCGTTTGAGCAGCGTGCGAGTGGCGTCGTCTGGATCGCGGCACAGGGTCATTTGCCAGCGGCGCGGCGGCCGCAGCAGATACGCGCTCGGCCAGGCGATCAGTCGGTCGCCAGCGCAGTTGGGCAGGTCGTCGATCGGCGTGGCGCCGCCGCAATTTGGGCAAATCGCCCGCGCGCCCAGGGATGGCAGTTGATCCTCCGCTCCGCCGCCGATAGCCAGCGGCAAACCGCAATCGGCGCATGCGACCCGCCGATGCACACCGAGCACGGCTGGCGCCATCGACCCGCTGGGAACGCGATACCCAACGACCAGCCAAGTGGTGGTTAGCGTGGCGGCGATCGCCGCGCCAATGGCTAACTCGACGATCGCGCGCGTCATGCGCCCTCGCGCGGTCGGCAAGACCTCAGTCGAGGAGTCGATTCGCGATGCGAGTGGTGTCTTCGTCGTCGTTGTCCCACATGTCGGCCAAATGGCGCCGAATGCGCCGTTCGGCCGTCTTGAGATAGTAGCGTCCCAGCTCCAGCGCCTGCTGGCGCTCGCCGGCGTTCGTTTCCGCCGGAGCATGCCCATTGGCTTGCGCCGCCGCGGCTTGGTGGTCATGGCCGCCATGCTGCCCGTCGCCATGCCCATTCGCGCCGTGATGATCGTCCGCTGCATGGTGATCGTGGCTGGCGGCATGTCCGGCGGCATGCGACTCGGCCCGCAGGGCGCGATCCAGTCGCTTGATCACACACGCCGACGCGTACAGTTCCATGACCACATCGGCCGCGCGGCCCAATTGATATTGGCGATCGACGATCGACTCTTGGTATTTGCGCAAAAGCTTTTCCACGTTCGAGCCAAAAAGGCCGACCAGCTTGCCTAGTCGCGCGGCGTCGTCTTCGAGTTCGATCGAACGCACTTCCACCGCCGGCGAAGCGAGCATCGCGCCTAGCCGGCGACCGGCAAAACCGCCAATCTTGCCGAAATGGATAATCGGGTTCTTGAGCGCGTCGAGCACCCCTTTCAGCTCGAGTCCCACGTCGCGCATGCCGACCAGGGCAGTGAACGACTTGAGCACGTCGTTGGCGCCCTCGCCAATGGTGTTGATGCGCCCGTCGCGCATCATCCGCTCGAATGGCTCGTCGGTGAAGTAGGCCTTGCCGCCGTAGATTTGGATCGTGTCGTTGATGATGCGCCACAGCACTTCGGTGGCGAACACCTTGAGCATCGCCGTTTCCAGCATGTACTCTTCCGCGCCCGAATCGATCAGCGCGGCCGTCTCGTAAGTGCAGGACTCCATGGCAAAGGCGCCGGCCGCCATATAAGCCAACTTATCCTTGACCAGCTCGAACGAACCCAGCGTCTGGCCAAATTGCACACGTCGCGACGCGTGCTCACTTGCCTTGGCCACGCAAAACTTGGCCGCGCCGGTGCAGCTGGCGCCAAAGGTCGTGCGACCATAATCGAGCACCGTCAGCGCGATCCGCAGTCCCCTGCCCAACTCGCCCAAAATGTTCTCGTTGGGCACGAACATATCGC
It includes:
- a CDS encoding S26 family signal peptidase; the protein is MTRAIVELAIGAAIAATLTTTWLVVGYRVPSGSMAPAVLGVHRRVACADCGLPLAIGGGAEDQLPSLGARAICPNCGGATPIDDLPNCAGDRLIAWPSAYLLRPPRRWQMTLCRDPDDATRTLLKRVVGLPGETIELRGGDALVNGEIARKPLDVAQRLTALVHDSRYMAPGREAWRPDTSPSGWTIRAASWQFAPRRAASDFDWLSFVRPIDNTLSYNCGAPLVDKHAVDDWIVELDIASLRGDLAVELSSPRGALQIELLRQQQKVELISDGKLIASHSLAAVPRRMVAANIDRQAICELDGKLLIQQPIENKVQSDQAARIAIGARGGEVSLARVRIARDIHYLQPRGAVAAIYSLGKDEYLLLGDNPALSHDSRYWRRPGIAGDQLLGAPIWVFRRGE
- a CDS encoding acyl-CoA dehydrogenase family protein codes for the protein MAVDREKQIAEAEEILGDHIDKMGFAKALFFGRYMNEALPPYPDLQADAETNRAVEELKQFARDHIDPVQIDRESRIPDAVTHGLGRLGVLGACLPKHAGGRGMSQTSYCQLIEILGGHCGGTALFVNAHHSIGPRAIVLFGTKEQQEKFLPKLATGEAISAFALTEPEAGSDAANVQTLATPSPDGRGYILNGDKRWITNGGIAKVLTVMARTPVPGSRETKITAFMVTPDMKGFEVIEERMDKCGVRGSATGRLAFRDMFVPNENILGELGRGLRIALTVLDYGRTTFGASCTGAAKFCVAKASEHASRRVQFGQTLGSFELVKDKLAYMAAGAFAMESCTYETAALIDSGAEEYMLETAMLKVFATEVLWRIINDTIQIYGGKAYFTDEPFERMMRDGRINTIGEGANDVLKSFTALVGMRDVGLELKGVLDALKNPIIHFGKIGGFAGRRLGAMLASPAVEVRSIELEDDAARLGKLVGLFGSNVEKLLRKYQESIVDRQYQLGRAADVVMELYASACVIKRLDRALRAESHAAGHAASHDHHAADDHHGANGHGDGQHGGHDHQAAAAQANGHAPAETNAGERQQALELGRYYLKTAERRIRRHLADMWDNDDEDTTRIANRLLD